One Megalops cyprinoides isolate fMegCyp1 chromosome 4, fMegCyp1.pri, whole genome shotgun sequence genomic window carries:
- the tgoln2 gene encoding trans-Golgi network integral membrane protein TGN38 has translation MRVTFIVFTLACLCCVHGVPSLMPPRTTAESEQMATSSSTPTDKPVISTDKGGKAATAKEKEEGKDGGNAGTTADEKTNDEEVTKDENIMDADGVKSVGDVKTGGVKDEGASKVNGTSTEGDPKDSKANDRTELGVVPKSETGAKAEGTRSPVTKVDGGNSKADNKTDSKTDTKVVNPDNKETKKPAESNEEPADNEGKGAELPVDNKQAQTTKASPVEQTTIKVGGTTKEEEDEDDEYIEDVEGVENAIGERNEKSDSVQEPPSGRQNHPSVPGDEAESSHFFAYLVSTAVLVAVLYIGYHNKRKIIAYVVEGRRSRSSRRPKGTEYQKLQQSM, from the exons ATGCGGGTGACATTCATCGTTTTTACGTTGGCCTGCCTCTGTTGTGTCCATG GTGTCCCCTCTTTAATGCCCCCAAGGACAACTGCAGAATCAGAGCAGATGGCCACAAGCAGCAGTACACCAACTGACAAACCAGTCATAAGCACTGACAAAGGTGGAAAAGCAGCCACGGCCaaggaaaaagaagagggaaaagATGGTGGAAATGCAGGCACAACAGCAGATGAAAAAACCAATGATGAAGAAGTcacaaaagatgaaaatatcATGGATGCGGATGGGGTTAAAAGCGTAGGAGACGTGAAGACTGGTGGGGTCAAGGATGAAGGAGCCTCCAAAGTTAATGGGACCAGCACCGAAGGAGACCCAAAAGATAGCAAGGCCAATGACAGAACTGAACTAGGGGTCGTGCCCAAAAGCGAAACGGGGGCCAAAGCTGAGGGGACCAGAAGCCCAGTCACAAAAGTTGACGGGGGTAATAGCAAAGCAGATAACAAAACTGAcagcaaaacagacacaaaagtTGTCAACCCTGACAACAAAGAAACCAAGAAGCCAGCAGAGAGTAATGAGGAACCAGCGGATAATGAAGGAAAGGGGGCTGAATTACCTGTAGACAATAAACAAGCACAGACAACCAAAGCATCGCCTGTTGAACAAACTACCATAAAAGTTGGAGGAACTacaaaagaggaggaagatgaggatgatgagTATATTGAAGATGTTGAAGGTGTTGAGAATGCCATTGGTGAGCGTAATGAAAAATCAGACTCTGTCCAGGAGCCCCCCAGTGGCAGACAGAACCACCCAAGTGTACCAGGTGATGAGGCAGAAAGCAGCCATTTCTTTGCCTACCTGGTTTCCACAGCAGTGCTGGTGGCTGTGCTCTACATTGGATACCACAACAAGCGTAAG atcaTTGCCTACGTTGTAGAGGGAAGGAGGTCAAGATCCTCACGCCGACCCAAAGGCACAGAGTACCAGAAGTTGCAACAGAGT atgtga